The genomic interval GGCCAGGGTTGTCCACGAGGCGTCGCCGGGCGACGTGAACGCCTGCTGCACCAGCGGGGCGACGGCGTCGGCCACCGCGATCTTCTTGAACAGCCCTGTGAGGATCAGGAAAGCGCCGCCAGCGAGCTGCTCCGCGTCGACCCGCCGAGGCGACTCGAACTGGTGAAACATGTGCTGGGCCCGCTCAATGGGACCGGCGACGAGCTGAGGGAAGTAAGCGACGTAGAGGGCGACGTCGATCAGGTCTCGCCGCGCCTCAACGCGGCCGCGGAACACGTCGACGGTGTAAGCGATGGTCTGGAAGGTGTAGAACGAGATCCCGACCGGAAGAATGACCTCCAGGAGCGGCAGGTTCGCTTCAAGACCCAGCGATCCGAGCGTCGAGGCGGCGCTGTCGATGAAAAAGTTCCAGTATTTGAAGAATCCCAGGATTCCCAAGTTCGAGAGCAGGCTGACGCCCAGGAGGGCCCGTCGCCGCGCTCGGTGCGAAGGACTGGTTGCCGCCAGAAGCCGCGCGACGATGTAGTCAACCCCCGTCGAAAAGAGCAGCAGCGAGCAAAAACGCCAGTCCCACCAGCCATAGAAGGCGTAGCTGGCTAGCAGCAGCCACAGATTCTGCGCCCGACGCCCGATGCCCTGATAAACGATCCACACTGCGAGGAAGAACCACGCGAAGATCCAGGAGTTGAAGACCAAGACTCACGCCTCCCGGGGTGTCGCGGGTGCCCGAAGCGCCCGATCGTGGCCGGCTCCACGCTCCAGCGTGACCGCCTCCCGGCCGGGCCGCTTCTTCAGCGGCCTGCACGGGGAGCCAACGTACACCGTCCAGGGCTCGAGGCTGCGGAAAGCTCCTCCGCGGGCTCCCAGAATCGCGCCTTCGCCGATCGTCACGCCGGGACCCACGAAGGCATCGGTGGCCACCCAGGCGTCGTCACCGATCTCGATCGGAGGGCGAAGCATCGGCATGGAGGCCGGCCGGGTGTAGTCGTGACTGCCGGCGCACAGCTTGCAGAAGTGGCTCAGCGTCACGCGCTTGCCCACCGTCACCGGGCCGAGGCAGTAGAACCAGACCTCTTCTCCCGTGGCCGTGTCATCGCCCACCGAGAGGTTCCAAGGGCACATGAAGCGGCATGTGCGGCGGATCTTCGTTGTTGGATGCACGTCCGCGCCGAAGCAGCGCAGCAGGAAGGCACGCCAGCGGTACCAAGTCGGCCAAGTCAGCCGGAAGAGAGTCGCCTCCACCAGAGCCCATAGCATGCGTCTTGCCTTCTCACGGAAGGTGAAGGGGCTTCGGTGTCGGTCCGCTTCCATATTGATGCACGCATTCTCTAGCCTGACCGCCCCGTGAGCTTCGCGGGAGATCAGCGCCGCCCCTCTCAACGCAGACGCGACATGCCACGATACGGACTCCTCACCT from Phycisphaera mikurensis NBRC 102666 carries:
- a CDS encoding putative colanic acid biosynthesis acetyltransferase gives rise to the protein MLWALVEATLFRLTWPTWYRWRAFLLRCFGADVHPTTKIRRTCRFMCPWNLSVGDDTATGEEVWFYCLGPVTVGKRVTLSHFCKLCAGSHDYTRPASMPMLRPPIEIGDDAWVATDAFVGPGVTIGEGAILGARGGAFRSLEPWTVYVGSPCRPLKKRPGREAVTLERGAGHDRALRAPATPREA